A region from the Ciconia boyciana chromosome 1, ASM3463844v1, whole genome shotgun sequence genome encodes:
- the TASL gene encoding TLR adapter interacting with SLC15A4 on the lysosome: MLSEGYLYGIAYLCEDLNSELYSKSSAEEVVYEMRSINYSSTDEAQGKSLLQKCRSAGKCISSVCSRGSKHSRRQKDNLLQPAQHPAPEGQPSPAMHVCEGLTRKDTYLVPSSCKSICKNYNDLHIAGDYVVPISSVTTDFTCDSGIGPFLESSEIPPPMESMRVPPSDASRKPVQGYSSCWRLASLVPHQQPLSDSALNDYLEQKLVELYKQYIMDSTANRASPTQILASELIMTNVDQISMQISRERNMETTKAKDIVISRFLQIASEKISSEISTPSLHISQYSHTNT, translated from the coding sequence ATGCTGTCAGAAGGTTACCTTTACGGAATCGCCTACCTTTGTGAAGACCTGAACTCTGAGCTCTACAGCAAGAGTTCGGCTGAGGAAGTGGTGTATGAAATGAGGTCCATTAATTATTCTTCCACGGATGAAGCACAAGGAAAAAGCCtccttcagaaatgcagatCTGCTGGCAAGTGCATTTCCTCAGTCTGCTCTAGAGGTAGCAAGCATAGCAGAAGGCAGAAGGATAATCTCCTACAGCCtgcacagcacccagcacccgAAGGGCAGCCGTCTCCAGCTATGCATGTCTGCGAGGGGCTGACAAGAAAAGACACCTACCTGGTTCCATCTTCctgcaaaagcatttgcaaGAACTACAACGATTTGCATATAGCCGGGGACTACGTGGTACCGATTAGCTCAGTCACAACAGATTTTACCTGCGACAGCGGCATAGGCCCCTTCTTGGAGTCCTCAGAGATTCCTCCCCCCATGGAGTCCATGAGGGTCCCCCCAAGCGACGCCAGCCGCAAGCCGGTGCAAGGCTACTCCTCGTGCTGGCGGCTGGCTAGCTTAGTGCCCCACCAGCAGCCTCTCTCTGACTCAGCCCTGAATGACTACCTCGAACAGAAGCTGGTGGAACTGTATAAGCAGTACATCATGGATAGTACAGCAAACAGGGCATCCCCCACTCAGATCCTGGCCTCGGAGCTTATCATGACTAATGTAGATCAAATCAGCATGCAGATATCACGGGAGAGGAATATGGAGACCACCAAAGCCAAAGACATTGTCATTAGCCGCTTCTTACAAATAGCCAGTGAAAAAATATCCTCAGAAATTAGCACACCTAGTCTGCACATTTCCCAATATAGCCACACTAATACGTAG